TACAAGGTATGAATAGGTTCCTGGGTTTCAATTTGAAGCGTCACCTGTGACCGGCAGAAGTTGGCCAGCATGCTTGGATGCGTCTGGCACCGGGATCGGGGAGAGCGAGCTGACTCAGGCTCGTTCCGAATCGACCGATGGCCGTGCACACGGCTGTCCAAAAAAGCGATGCAAGCCATGTACAAAGGACGTCGAATTGAACGGCATCAATTGCCGTATTTCCTCCAGGTCTTCAATGGCACCAACCAAAACCCCATCGGGTTTCTGGGTAATGTGTCTGAAAACGGCCTGATGCTCATCAGCCATTTGCCGTTGATGGTGGGCGCAAATTTTGACCTCTGCCTGAAATTACCTGTCGATGAAGGGCCGCAGCAACATATCCTGCTGAGAGCCAACTGCCTGTGGTGCCATGAAGACGTGACGCCCCAACACTTCGACGCCGGCTTCAGCCTGCTCCAGGCGTCACCGGAATATGGTGTTTTGGTGAACGCGCTACGGCAGTATTTCAGCTTCCACCCGGTGTCGGCCTCGGCCTGAAGCCCCGATTTTTTACTGGATGCCCCCAGCTCAAAACCGCCCCATAACCCGTGGCGAGGGAGTCCCCCCGCGTCGTCGACAGCAGCGCTGTGGCAACGTGAGCTTGGTTCTGTGGCGAGGGGATTTATCCCCGCTGGGCTGCGCAGCAGCCCCCAAACCAAACAACTCGGTGTGCCAGTAAGGTCGAGGTTGTTGCTTTTGGGGCTGCTGCGCAGCCCAGCGGGGATAAATCCCCTCGCCACAAGGACGTCTAACTCAACGCGTTGCTCACGCCGCTCTCAACGCTGCACCTTCGCTTCGCCATCCATCAACTTCTCCAGCAACAACACCCCCATCTCGCCCATCTGGTGAATCGCCAGGGCCAGGTTGCGCGGGGCGCCTTCCAGGTCTTCCGATAAATCCAGGATCAACGTGCTCACCGAGCAGAAGGTTTCGTACGTGTGCGCCAGCAGGCCTTCGGGGTCGGCATCGGGGGCGACGATGAAATAGTCCAATTGGCGTGGGGTTTTGTCCGGCTTGCCGGCGTTGGGCTTTAGGTAATGGTCCAGGGCTTTTTGCGCGGCTTTGTCGAGCTTTTGCTCGTCGAGGGTTTTGCGAGGGGAGCGTGGGGCGGGTTTTGGCGGATTTGGGGTTGGTTTGATCATTGGTGAACTTCCTTCCAGTGATGCCTTGACCTCCTCGCGACTAAACGAGGGGTGGCGGCTGTACGCAGGTTAGTCGACCGGGGAAGTGTCACCAAAAACCGGCGCGCCGAAGCGCCCTGCGCACAGCCACCATCGAGTGCAGGGTAGGAAACCTGACTGATGGAAGCGCAATGCACCTGATGACATACCCCGAGCGACTAAACCCGATCGCTGAGGTGTCAGCGACGCGAATCACGTTACGG
This genomic interval from Pseudomonas alvandae contains the following:
- a CDS encoding DUF6124 family protein, with product MIKPTPNPPKPAPRSPRKTLDEQKLDKAAQKALDHYLKPNAGKPDKTPRQLDYFIVAPDADPEGLLAHTYETFCSVSTLILDLSEDLEGAPRNLALAIHQMGEMGVLLLEKLMDGEAKVQR
- a CDS encoding PilZ domain-containing protein, translated to MYKGRRIERHQLPYFLQVFNGTNQNPIGFLGNVSENGLMLISHLPLMVGANFDLCLKLPVDEGPQQHILLRANCLWCHEDVTPQHFDAGFSLLQASPEYGVLVNALRQYFSFHPVSASA